Within Bremerella sp. JC817, the genomic segment GGTGGATCTGACGGCTCATTTGAGGCCAGACCGTGCTGCGGTAGTCGTAGCCAGGGCGACCTTCGATCTGCTGATGCCAGAAGAACTCTTTGTTGGTCGGGTCGGTAACTTCCTGGCCCGGCAGAAAGAGTGGCAACTGTTCGCGTTCCATTGGGTGGACCAGTTCAGGGCTCACCAGGACGACCAGTTCGGTTTCGACGCGGGTCGTGCTTTGACGACCGAAGGCGGCACCGACCAGAGGAATATCCCCCAGGCCAGGCAGGCGAACGCGGCTACCGGTCTGTTCGTCTTGGATCAAACCAGCGACAGCCAGCCATTGGCCTTCTCGCAGGTCGACCGTGGTTGTCACACCGCGAATGTCCAGACCTGGGATACCGTCAACCGAGTTGTTGTTGTTGATCGAGCTGAACGATGGAGCGACCTGCAGACGAATCTTGTCTTTGTCCAAGACGGTCGGCGTAAAGGCCAGCTGCGTACCGAATCCGCGGAAGGTGGTCGAGACCGCACCGATACCGCCGACACCGACAGCCGTTGGCACCGCGAATTCACCACCCGCGATGAAGTTGGCCGACTTGCCGCTGATGGTCACCAGGGTTGGTTCGGCCAAGATCTTGGCCATACCGTTGGCACTGGTGGCCTGCAGGAACAGTTCCACGTCACCACCATCGAGGATCGCGGACAGATTGCCTGCCCCGGCCCCGATGATGTGCGAGATGTCGTAGTTGTCGCCGCTGACGCTGAAGTCGAAACCAAGGTTACGAGCCGCATCGCGTTGCAGTTCCGCAATCCGAACTTTCAGCATCACTTGCTGTTCGCCAGGAACGTGCAGCAAGTCGATGACGCTGGTCGTTCGCAAGTCTTCCGCACCCGGAAGCATCGCGGCAGAGCCAAGGCTGGCCCCTAGCGAGAGGTTACCAGCCTGGTCGACCGACTGGCCACCAAGGACGGCGATGATTTGGGCAGCTTCATGAGCGTCGCGAGCCTGGCCGCGGACAATCAGCTTGTCGGCGATGGGAATCAGCTGAACGATGCTGTTTGGGAACAGCTCGTTAATGCGTGCTTCCAGTTTGCCGTATTCGATTTCCGCACGGCGTTGTTCTTCGCTGTTGGCAGCGACCTTCACCAGGTAACGCAGAACGGTGGTCGTTCCATCGGGAGCAGCGAACCAGATGGTCATCGTGGTTTCGCCAGCTTTCAAACCGATGACTTCGACTTCGGTCGTGCTGAACTCGTTGATTTCCACGATGTCAGGACTGGTAATCGCGACCCGGGTCATCGGCAGCTTGGTCCGAAGAATCTTCGAGCGCGAAGGTTCGACCCGGAAGATCAGTTCCGGTTCGAGCACCTCTTGAATCAGGCTCGATTCCTTCATCAGGACCGAGTCGCTCGGTTTTTCGATTCGCTGTTCGGCACGTGGGCTTGGCAGATCAGCGGCGATCTGGGCATCGGCAGTGGCGGGAATCATCGCCAGCATTCCGGCCATGGCCGCGGCAAGTGCCGAACGACCGCCATAAAGAACGGTGAGTTGGAAGAAGCTTTTCATGGATTATCTACCACCACATTCGCTGGTTGGGAACGGTCGTGATCGGCAAGATTGAATCGAAGTGAAGTCATTAGGTTCAGTGGGATCTCGCGATCGCACCGCCTGCGGATCATTTAAGGTTTCGGATATTCCGATTGTGTTAGTTGAGCCGTATTTGATCGTGGTCCTATTTGTTTCGGAATTGCCCCCCATCGTTAGTGACTACTACTTTTCCAACAGGGTGCGTGAGGGGTGTATATATAATGGTCAAATCCGGAACAGATTCATCACAATGGGCAATCTACATAAAGTCAGCCGGTGAAAACGATATTTTCGGAGATGTCCCCCTGAATTGGTCGACCTAACATCAGACGCAGCAATGTCTGCCCCAAACCCAACCAGAATTCCTCAAACCTCTCTCAAAGGTTGAGCCGACTATGACCAGCGTATTTGTGATTGCCGCGGTATTTCTCGGTGCCGAAGGCGAAAGCCTGCAA encodes:
- a CDS encoding pilus assembly protein N-terminal domain-containing protein translates to MKSFFQLTVLYGGRSALAAAMAGMLAMIPATADAQIAADLPSPRAEQRIEKPSDSVLMKESSLIQEVLEPELIFRVEPSRSKILRTKLPMTRVAITSPDIVEINEFSTTEVEVIGLKAGETTMTIWFAAPDGTTTVLRYLVKVAANSEEQRRAEIEYGKLEARINELFPNSIVQLIPIADKLIVRGQARDAHEAAQIIAVLGGQSVDQAGNLSLGASLGSAAMLPGAEDLRTTSVIDLLHVPGEQQVMLKVRIAELQRDAARNLGFDFSVSGDNYDISHIIGAGAGNLSAILDGGDVELFLQATSANGMAKILAEPTLVTISGKSANFIAGGEFAVPTAVGVGGIGAVSTTFRGFGTQLAFTPTVLDKDKIRLQVAPSFSSINNNNSVDGIPGLDIRGVTTTVDLREGQWLAVAGLIQDEQTGSRVRLPGLGDIPLVGAAFGRQSTTRVETELVVLVSPELVHPMEREQLPLFLPGQEVTDPTNKEFFWHQQIEGRPGYDYRSTVWPQMSRQIHRENHEVLKAQRHAHKASRHYHECEDYYISGPQGFSN